The following nucleotide sequence is from Malania oleifera isolate guangnan ecotype guangnan chromosome 4, ASM2987363v1, whole genome shotgun sequence.
TCCTTTCTCCTTTCCCCTCATATTTTATTCACTGCTTTTGTTGGGTGCGTGGACTCTCTCCATGCTTTTGACCTCCCTTTCCAATGGCATGCTTGGCTTTTTGTGTTACCTGATTGGATTTTTAAGATATTGATTATTATAGAAAATTCTTAAGCCATTTTAGTCAGTACTCTTTACCCTGTATCTGGATTCATATGAAGGGCTTctaattcataaaaaaattgttttctaaTTATTTACTTGACTGCAAGTGCAACTGTGGATAGCTCCTCTTAGAAAATTTAGTCATCATCTGTGCTGTAAATCTTGCATCTTAAGGGACAAGTGTTCGAGTGCCTTCATTCATCTGTAGGAATTCAATAACTCGTAGCAAATGGGGAAGCAGCTCTTATGTTCATCTGAAAATCTtgcagtttttatttttatttttaatttaaaaaaaatttttttgggTCAATTTTTTGTCCTGTTGCTGGGATATTTGTGCTTGTAGATATCTATGCCTTTTTTTCATACATCCTCTAGATATGAACATCCATGTTTCAACATTTTTTTATGTGCTGCCAACAGGTAGCAAGCCTGAAGAGACCAAGGCTGCAGGAGACTCCTTGGCTCAACTTGGGAAAGGAGGTGCCCTTATGTTGTGTAGGACTTGTGGTAAGAAGGGTGACCACTGGACTTCAAGGTGCCCTTACAAGGACCTTGCCCCACCACCGGAAGGCTTCATTGATAAGCCCCCTGCATCAGAAACCACAGCAGCTGCTGCTGGAGCTGGCAAGACAACCTATGTTCCTCCGGGCATGAGGGCTGGTGCAGAGAGAACCGTACCTGATATGAGACGCAGGAATGAAGAGAACTCCGTTAGGGTCACCAACCTCTCAGAGGACACCCGGGAGCCCGACCTGCTGGAGCTCTTCCGTCCTTTCGGGGCTGTGAGCCGTGTTTATGTTGCTATTGATCAGAAAACTGGCATGAGCAGGGGATTTGGCTTCGTCAATTTCGTGAACAAGGAAGATGCTCAAAAAGCCATCAACAAGCTAAATGGGTATGGCTATGACAATCTCATCCTCAGAGTTGAATGGGCCACGCCAAGAAcaaactagaatgtactttaatTCTGAAACAAGCTTAAAgaattgttttatttattattttttaaatacttaAAAAGTATATGCTGGACACTCGACCTCTTTTCAATTTGTCTCCGATGATTTGTTGTTGCAGGGTTTTTTGTT
It contains:
- the LOC131153076 gene encoding uncharacterized protein LOC131153076, which produces MAIDRPGSASTQNPIQSGKLRWGELEEDDGEDLDFLLLPRQVIGPDENGVKKVIEYKFNEEGNKVKITTTTRIRKLAKARLSKRAVERRSWAKFGDAVHEDVGSRLTMVSTEEIVLERPRAPGSKPEETKAAGDSLAQLGKGGALMLCRTCGKKGDHWTSRCPYKDLAPPPEGFIDKPPASETTAAAAGAGKTTYVPPGMRAGAERTVPDMRRRNEENSVRVTNLSEDTREPDLLELFRPFGAVSRVYVAIDQKTGMSRGFGFVNFVNKEDAQKAINKLNGYGYDNLILRVEWATPRTN